One window of Streptomyces sp. FIT100 genomic DNA carries:
- a CDS encoding CoA ester lyase, which translates to MTSPVNRLRPRRSCLAVPGSNPRFLEKAQGLPADQVFLDLEDACAPLAKPEARHTIVKFLNEGDWTGKTRVVRVNDWTTHWTYRDVVTVVEGAGQNLDCIMLPKVQDAEQIVALDLLLTQIEKTMGFEVGKIGIEAQIENAKGLVNVDAIAAASSRVETIIFGPADFMASINMKSLVVGEQPPGYPADAYHYILMRILMAARTHNLQAIDGPYLQIRNQEGYRAVARRAAALGFDGKWVLHPDQVAAANEIFSPSQEDFDHAELILDAYEYCTSEAGGKKGSAMLGDEMIDEASRKMALVISGKGRAAGMTRTSKFEAPEA; encoded by the coding sequence ATGACAAGCCCCGTCAACCGGCTGCGCCCGCGTCGTTCCTGCCTGGCGGTCCCGGGCAGCAACCCGCGTTTCCTGGAGAAGGCCCAGGGCCTGCCGGCCGACCAGGTCTTCCTGGACCTGGAGGACGCCTGCGCGCCGCTCGCCAAACCCGAGGCGCGGCACACCATCGTCAAGTTCCTCAACGAGGGCGACTGGACGGGCAAGACGCGCGTCGTGCGGGTCAACGACTGGACCACCCACTGGACGTACCGGGACGTCGTGACGGTCGTCGAGGGCGCCGGCCAGAACCTCGACTGCATCATGCTGCCGAAGGTCCAGGACGCCGAGCAGATCGTCGCCCTCGACCTCCTCCTCACCCAGATCGAGAAGACGATGGGCTTCGAGGTCGGCAAGATCGGCATCGAGGCGCAGATCGAGAACGCCAAGGGCCTGGTGAACGTCGACGCGATCGCCGCCGCCTCGTCGCGCGTGGAGACGATCATCTTCGGCCCGGCCGACTTCATGGCCTCCATCAACATGAAGTCGCTGGTCGTGGGCGAGCAGCCGCCCGGCTACCCGGCGGACGCGTACCACTACATCCTCATGCGCATCCTGATGGCGGCCCGTACGCACAACCTCCAGGCGATCGACGGCCCCTACCTCCAGATCCGCAACCAGGAGGGCTACCGCGCCGTCGCCCGGCGCGCCGCCGCTCTCGGCTTCGACGGCAAGTGGGTGCTCCACCCGGACCAGGTCGCCGCGGCCAACGAGATCTTCTCGCCCTCCCAGGAGGACTTCGACCACGCCGAGCTGATCCTGGACGCGTACGAGTACTGCACGTCCGAGGCGGGCGGCAAGAAGGGCTCCGCGATGCTCGGCGACGAGATGATCGACGAGGCCAGCCGCAAGATGGCGCTGGTCATCTCGGGCAAGGGCCGCGCCGCCGGTATGACCCGTACCTCGAAGTTCGAAGCCCCGGAGGCGTGA
- a CDS encoding MaoC family dehydratase — MQFGRTFEEFEVGAVYKHWPGKTVTEYDDHLFCLLTMNHHPLHMDTNYAERTTDFGKNVVVGNYIYSLLLGMSVPDVSGKAIANLEIESLRHVAPTFHGDTIYGETTVLGKTPSKSKSDRGIVHVETKGYKQDGTLVCVFRRKVMVPTETYIKERGGEQPGRPELIEPPKKAEK; from the coding sequence ATGCAGTTCGGACGCACCTTCGAAGAGTTCGAGGTCGGCGCGGTCTACAAGCACTGGCCGGGAAAGACGGTCACCGAGTACGACGACCACCTGTTCTGTCTGCTGACGATGAACCACCACCCGCTCCACATGGACACGAACTATGCGGAGAGGACGACGGACTTCGGGAAGAACGTCGTCGTGGGCAATTACATCTATTCGCTGCTGCTCGGCATGTCGGTGCCGGACGTGTCGGGAAAGGCGATCGCCAATCTGGAGATCGAGTCGCTCCGCCATGTCGCGCCGACCTTCCACGGCGACACGATCTACGGTGAGACGACCGTCCTCGGCAAGACGCCGTCGAAGTCGAAGAGCGACCGCGGCATCGTCCACGTCGAGACCAAGGGCTACAAGCAGGACGGCACGCTGGTGTGCGTGTTCCGCCGCAAGGTGATGGTCCCCACCGAGACGTACATCAAGGAGCGCGGCGGCGAGCAGCCGGGCCGCCCGGAGCTGATCGAGCCCCCGAAGAAGGCGGAGAAGTAG
- a CDS encoding acyl-CoA dehydrogenase family protein, whose product MARLAQTAGLTDVQQEILKTVRDFVDKEIIPVATELEHRDEYPQQIVDGLKELGLFGLMIPEEYGGLGESLLTYALCVEEIARGWMSVSGIINTHFIVAYMLKQHGTQEQKDHFLPRMAAGEVRGAFSMSEPGLGSDVSAITSKAVKDGDEYVLNGQKMWLTNGGTSTLVAVLVRSDEGHPEGTAPHKSMTTFLVEKEPGFGEVRPGLTIPGKIDKMGYKGVDTTELIMDGLRIPADRVLGGTTGRGFYQMMDGVEVGRVNVAARGCGVAQRAFELGVSYAQQRHTFGKPIAQHQAIQFKLAEMATKVEAAHAMMVNAARKKDSGERNDLEAGMAKYLASEYCKEVVEDAFRIHGGYGFSKEYEIERLYREAPMLLIGEGTAEIQKMIIGRRLLEEYRFQG is encoded by the coding sequence ATGGCCCGACTCGCCCAGACCGCCGGTCTGACCGATGTCCAGCAGGAGATCCTGAAGACCGTCCGGGACTTTGTCGACAAAGAGATCATCCCGGTCGCGACCGAGCTGGAGCACCGCGACGAGTATCCGCAGCAGATCGTGGACGGCCTCAAGGAGCTCGGACTCTTCGGCCTGATGATCCCCGAGGAGTACGGGGGCCTGGGCGAGTCCCTGCTGACGTACGCCCTCTGCGTCGAGGAGATCGCCCGCGGCTGGATGTCCGTCTCGGGGATCATCAACACGCACTTCATCGTGGCGTACATGCTCAAGCAGCACGGCACCCAGGAGCAGAAGGATCACTTCCTGCCCCGGATGGCGGCCGGCGAGGTGCGCGGCGCCTTCTCGATGTCCGAGCCGGGGCTCGGCTCGGACGTGTCGGCGATCACGTCGAAGGCGGTGAAGGACGGCGACGAGTACGTCCTGAACGGCCAGAAGATGTGGCTGACGAACGGCGGCACGTCGACCCTGGTGGCCGTACTCGTCAGAAGTGACGAAGGACACCCCGAGGGGACGGCCCCGCACAAGTCGATGACGACCTTCCTGGTCGAGAAGGAGCCCGGTTTCGGAGAGGTCCGCCCCGGCCTCACCATTCCCGGGAAGATCGACAAGATGGGCTACAAGGGCGTCGACACGACCGAGCTCATCATGGACGGACTTCGCATTCCGGCCGATCGGGTACTCGGCGGCACCACCGGCCGAGGGTTTTACCAAATGATGGACGGCGTGGAGGTCGGCCGCGTGAACGTGGCGGCGCGTGGCTGCGGCGTCGCTCAACGTGCCTTCGAACTGGGTGTCTCCTATGCCCAGCAGCGTCATACTTTCGGAAAGCCGATCGCGCAGCACCAGGCCATTCAGTTCAAGCTCGCCGAGATGGCTACCAAGGTCGAGGCGGCCCATGCGATGATGGTCAACGCAGCGCGCAAAAAGGACTCCGGGGAGCGAAACGACCTGGAGGCAGGGATGGCGAAGTACCTCGCGTCCGAATACTGCAAGGAAGTCGTCGAGGACGCCTTCCGCATCCACGGCGGTTACGGCTTCTCCAAGGAGTACGAGATCGAGCGCCTCTACCGCGAGGCTCCGATGCTGCTTATCGGCGAAGGTACCGCCGAGATCCAGAAAATGATCATTGGTCGTCGGCTCCTCGAGGAGTACCGATTCCAGGGGTGA
- a CDS encoding phosphatidylserine decarboxylase, translating into MPHSQTSAPRDSLLGVRLARGASPWLLPTVATAALSLARARRSKRAAAIAVPTTALAAGMLWFFRDPEREIAQGRVISPADGVVQSIMPWKDGRTRVAIFMSPLNVHVNRAPLAGTVTSVEHVPGGFVPAFNKESENNERVVWHFDTELGDIEMVQIAGAVARRIVPYIPQGTKVEQGERIGLIRFGSRVDIYLPAGVEVAVEVGQATTAGVTRIDRD; encoded by the coding sequence ATGCCCCACAGCCAAACCTCTGCACCTCGCGACAGCCTGCTCGGCGTACGCCTCGCGCGCGGAGCATCGCCGTGGCTCCTGCCGACCGTCGCGACCGCGGCCCTGAGCCTGGCGCGTGCGCGCCGGTCGAAGCGCGCCGCGGCCATCGCCGTGCCCACCACCGCGCTCGCGGCGGGCATGCTGTGGTTCTTCCGCGACCCCGAGCGCGAGATCGCCCAGGGCCGGGTGATCTCCCCGGCCGACGGTGTGGTGCAGAGCATCATGCCGTGGAAGGACGGGCGCACCCGCGTCGCCATCTTCATGAGCCCTCTGAATGTCCACGTCAACCGCGCGCCGCTGGCCGGCACGGTGACGTCCGTCGAGCACGTGCCCGGTGGATTCGTTCCGGCGTTCAACAAGGAGAGCGAGAACAACGAGCGGGTCGTCTGGCACTTCGACACCGAGCTCGGCGACATCGAGATGGTCCAGATCGCGGGCGCCGTCGCCCGGCGCATCGTGCCCTACATCCCCCAGGGCACCAAGGTCGAGCAGGGTGAGCGCATCGGCCTGATCCGCTTCGGTTCGCGCGTCGACATCTACCTTCCGGCCGGTGTCGAGGTCGCCGTCGAGGTGGGCCAGGCCACGACCGCGGGGGTGACTCGCATTGACCGTGATTGA